One genomic region from Zalophus californianus isolate mZalCal1 chromosome 14, mZalCal1.pri.v2, whole genome shotgun sequence encodes:
- the SFI1 gene encoding protein SFI1 homolog isoform X10, giving the protein MAWSRWWEQLLHVQRERQKMVSAVKHREHWEKWKSLKAWLKYLRVRRVKRRWNEMAERFHRVTMLQTHFSDWQWAWERKESLYAQHARVEGLARRMALRRAFTHWKHYVVLYAEEVAQQKVAEEHRRRSLLHFCFRALKDNVTHAHFQQIRRNLAHQQYDITLLHRFWDLWQTRIEQREEREQLPSLCAAWDRCRISLLRKCIRSWLQYTQKRRYKQQLRSRADSHFEQRVLPAAFHTWRRFWRWHQQESVLNARAARFHRETLEKQVFAIWWQKMFQHRENRLAERMAILHSEQQLLQRSWSTWHQQAAARHRERQWTAAAWAHRRHRQLRRAFCIWRDSARGLRTEKTGLVLAAEFHSARILHWAWGRWKEGLALRAAERQKLTRARLHHRRTLLRGALRTWATYQSRVRSVLQEVAARERQHGRRLLRCVFRRWRENTLARVAEAQQTSRASAHYRRTLCSKVLVQWREAASVQIYYRQQEDCAIKEARKVLDKGCLRTCFWRWRDRGRRAAEQRAQLRRAAAHHGRRRLLQAMARWKAHHLGCVRKRLLQRQGAQLLAQTRSRACFCQWKQQLANRRREQQGTARALWFWSFSLQAKVWAAWLGFVLERRRKKARQEQAIQAYHRQLLQEGATRLLRFTAGMKALRQQLHAQQQVQAAHSLHRAVHRCAMLWKQKVLGQGREPRPLTCTMPSRKVTFDRPLSTCVEAGAGDAALETKKPQDPHGPRGALGSLSLAAGDPYLLELNAARLARKQPRRPHFLLEPVPSQRPLGCGTLGGKGPEAPRACDPGVAQPAGPTLRRPFLPVAWTALVPSSVLPQPGALLGHPGPKLPPTLNTGPELLPPSSFMPCGVQAPARAPAQPTTPGLTAQASPSPASVPHSRLLLPGDFTGTGRPGSASAGAQLKPVSTEGARATPDAWDPSIQPWPSRDRGPDPRACSVTKGPMDLEAELEGIQQQLQDYQTMKQNLSSCQRQARSLRRWLELSHEEPRPEDQEAERQVQEELQEVERQIQRLASELQAQRQPISACIARVQALRRALC; this is encoded by the exons AGATGGCTGAGCGATTCCACCGGGTCACTATGCTCCAGACACACTTCTCTGATTGGCAGTGGGCCTGGGAGCGGAAGGAGAGCTTGTACGCCCAGCATGCCCGGGTGGAGGGGCTGGCCCGGAGGATGGCTCTGCGGAGGGCCTTCACTCACTGGAAACACT ATGTGGTGCTGTATGCCGAAGAAGTGGCCCAGCAGAAGGTGGCAGAAGAACACAGGAGGCGCAGCTTGCTG CACTTCTGTTTTCGAGCCCTAAAAGACAATGTGACCCATGCCCATTTCCAGCAAATAAGAAGGAATCTCGCTCACCAGCAGTATGACATCACG CTGCTGCACAGGTTCTGGGACCTCTGGCAGACTCGGAttgagcagagagaagagagagagcagctcCCCTCACTGTGTGCTGCCTGGGACCGCTGCAG AATATCGTTGCTACGCAAGTGTATCAGATCGTGGTTACAGTATACTCAGAAGAGGCGATACAAGCAG CAGCTGCGGTCCAGAGCAGACAGTCACTTCGAGCAGAGAGTCCTGCCTGCGGCCTTCCACACATGGAGAAGATTCTGGCGTTGGCACCAGCAGGAAAGTGTCCTCAATGCGAGAGCAGCACGCTTTCACAG ggAGACGTTGGAAAAGCAAGTATTTGCTATTTGGTGGCAGAAGATGTTTCAGCATCGAGAAAACCGCTTGGCGGAGAGAATG GCCATCCTTCACTCAGAGCAGCAGCTCCTACAGAGGTCCTGGTCCACGTGGCACCAGCAGGCAGCAGCACGTCACCGGGAGCGACAGTGGACAGCAGCGGCCTGGGCCCACCGCCGCCACCGTCAGCTCAGGAGGGCTTTCTGCATCTGGAGGGACAGTGCCCGAGGCCTCAGAACAGA GAAGACCGGCCTGGTGCTGGCTGCAGAGTTCCACTCGGCTCGGATCCTGCActgggcctggggcaggtggAAGGAG GGCCTGGCCCTGCGCGCTGCCGAGCGGCAGAAGCTGACGCGCGCCCGCCTGCATCACCGGCGCACCTTGCTGCGCGGGGCGCTGCGCACCTGGGCG ACGTACCAGAGCCGCGTGCGGAGCGTCCTCCAGGAGGTGGCGGCCAGGGAGAGGCAGCACGGGAGGCGGCTGCTTCG GTGTGTGTTCCGTCGCTGGAGAGAGAACACCCTGGCCCGTGTGGCTGAAGCCCAGCAAACCTCCCGAGCAAGCGCTCACTACCGGCGAACCTTGTGTTCCAAG GTCCTGGTGCAGTGGCGGGAGGCTGCATCCGTGCAGATATACTACCGACAACAGGAGGACTGTGCCATCAAGGAGGCCCGGAAGGTGCTCGATAAGG GCTGTCTCAGGACGTGTTTTTGGCGCTGGCGGGACCGAGGCCGGAGGGcggccgagcagagagcccagctcaGGAGGGCAGCTGCGCATCACGGCCGGCGGCGGCTGCTGCAGGCCATGGCGCGGTGGAAGGCGCACCATCTGGGCTGTGTCAGGAAGCGG ctcctgcagAGGCAGGGTGCCCAGCTCCTGGCCCAGACCCGCAGCCGGGCCTGCTTCTGCCAGTGGAAACAACAG CTGGCGAACAGGAGGCGCGAGCAGCAGGGCACAGCCCGGGCCCTGTGGTTCTGGTCCTTCTCACTACAGGCAAAG GTGTGGGCCGCGTGGCTGGGCTTTGTgctggaaaggaggagaaagaaggcgCGTCAGGAGCAGGCCATACAGGCCTACCACCGGCAGCTTCTCCAGGAGGGCGCCACGCGCCTCTTGCGGTTCACAGCTGGCATGAAGGCCTTACGGCAGCAGCTGCATGCCCAGCAGCAGGTGCAG GCGGCTCACAGTCTCCACCGTGCGGTCCATCGCTGTGCCATGCTCTGGAAACAGAAGGTtctgggccagggcagggagcCTCGGCCCCTCACATGCACCATGCCCAGCAGGAAAGTGACATTTGACAGACCCCTTTCCACCTGTGtcgaggctggggctggggatgcTGCCCTGGAGACCAAGAAGCCACAAGATCCTCATGGGCCCCGAGGAGCTTTGGGCAGCCTGTCCCTGGCTGCTGGGGACCCCTACCTCCTAGAGCT CAATGCTGCCCGCTTGGCAAGAAAGCAACCTCGACGCCCACATTTCCTGCTGGAGCCGGTGCCGAGCCAGAGGCCCCTGGGGTGTGGCACCCTCGGGGGGAAAGG GCCTGAGGCACCGAGGGCATGCGACCCGGGTGTGGCCCAGCCTGCAGGCCCTACCCTGAGGCGGCCTTTCCTGCCAGTGGCCTGGACAGCACTGGTCCCAAGCAGCGTCCTGCCCCAGCCCGGGGCCCTGCTGGGTCACCCTGGCCCAAAGCTGCCCCCCACGTTGAATACAGGCCCAGAGCTGCTGCCCCCTTCGTCCTTCATGCCTTGTGGGGTGCAAGCGCCTGCCAGG GCACCTGCACAGCCCACCACCCCTGGGCTCACAGCCCAGGCCTCGCCATCCCCAGCCAGTGTCCCTCACTCCCGCCTGCTGCTTCCTGGGGACTTCACAGGCACCGGCAGGCCTGGCTCCGCAAGCGCGGGTGCGCAGCTGAAGCCTGTCAGCACCGAGGGTGCTCGGGCCACTCCCGATGCCTGGGATCCCTCCATTCAGCCTTGGCCTAGCCGGGACCGTGGTCCAGATCCAAGAGCTTGTTCTGTCACCAAGGGCCCCATGGACctggaggcagagctggaggGCATCCAGCAGCAACTGCAGGACTATCAGACCATGAAGCAGAACCTCTC GTCCTGTCAGCGGCAAGCAAGAAGCCTGCGCCGGTGGCTGGAACTGAGCCACGAGGAGCCCAGGCCGGAGGACCAGGAAGCAGAGCGGCAGGTGCAGGAAGAACTACAGGAG gTGGAGCGACAGATTCAGCGGCTGGCCTCTGAGCTCCAGGCCCAACGCCAGCCCATCAGCGCCTGCATCGCCCGCGTCCAAGCCCTGCGGCGGGCTCTGTGCTAG